In Rattus norvegicus strain BN/NHsdMcwi chromosome 3, GRCr8, whole genome shotgun sequence, a genomic segment contains:
- the Pip5kl1 gene encoding phosphatidylinositol 4-phosphate 5-kinase-like protein 1 isoform X1, whose protein sequence is MAKKTQETGFKLPAATDNPRGVRPRFKRKLRGESSLQHPNQSPTIPPSQNQSSEDAASSGVEPKGKGQRRFRGLSAKRTTVTRRPFLRHLSQETQSGQDQGSEDPASPEVGPAGKGKRPPGELSPASATVAGRPFPRYLSRRQAALKDQDQSSEDAASLEVGPAGKGKRPSRRLGRKVTGTPRLAVRNAEAEPDSCNPASEPNQEKLHLGAMAALSLGSREIPSHSLDVGNRSTSSGSRRGLFWHLRAKHSRVGLFEIGPGHELHRMTRMMQEGLWAATQVSMNNPPTGPPTQKDFLEVMTQVHKEGFELGTLAGPAFARLRQSIGLTEEDYQATLGPGDPYLQFLSTSKSKASFFLSHDQRFFVKTQRRQEVQVLLAHLPRYVRHLQQYPHSLLARLLGVYSLRVAQGKKKYFIIMQCIFYPTSRISERYDIKGCEVSRWVDPVPEGSPLLLVLKDLNFREKTIKLGTQRSWFLRQMALDTAFLRELNVLDYSLLVGVQFLHKDEKVDYHCLIGTIKSVQGAPKSENKDGQNRRMLPNLPNALHIVDGPDQRYFLGLVDLTTVYGFRKRLEHLWKMVRYPGQSVSTVSPAHYARRLCQWAEAHTE, encoded by the exons ATGGCTAAAAAGACCCAAGAAACGGGATTTAAGCTACCTGCCGCCACAGACAACCCTAGAGGCGTACGTCCTCGGTTCAAAAGGAAATTGAGAGgagaatcatctctccagcaccccaacCAAAGCCCAACGATCCCACCTAGCCAGAACCAGAGTTCAGAGGATGCTGCATCCTCGGGGGTAGAACCCAAGGGCAAGGGCCAGCGTCGCTTTCGTGGATTGAGTGCAAAGCGTACAACGGTGACAAGAAGGCCTTTTCTACGGCACCTCAGCCAGGAGACTCAGTCCGGTCAAgaccagggttcagaggatccTGCATCCCCGGAGGTGGGACCCGCAGGCAAAGGCAAGCGCCCTCCTGGCGAATTGAGTCCAGCGAGTGCAACGGTGGCAGGAAGGCCCTTCCCCCGATACCTCAGCCGACGCCAGGCAGCTTTGAAGGaccaggaccagagttcagaggATGCTGCATCCTTGGAGGTGGGACCCGCAGGCAAAGGCAAGCGCCCCTCTCGAAGATTGGGCAGAAAGGTGACAGGAACGCCGCGATTGGCCGTTCGCAATGCGGAGGCGGAGCCTGACTCCTGCAACCCGGCCTCGGAGCCAAATCAAGAGAAGCTGCACCTGGGGGCGATGGCCGCACTAAGCCTTGGTTCCCGCGAG ATCCCGTCCCACTCCCTGGATGTTggaaacaggtccacttcctcaGGGAGCCGCCGTGGCCTCTTTTGGCACCTCCGAGCCAAGCATTCTAGAGTTGGCCTGTTTGAGATCGGTCCAGGACACGAACTGCATAGAATGACACGGATGATGCAGGAAGGGCTGTGGGCTGCCACCCAGGTCTCCATGAACAACCCACCCACG GGACCTCCTACCCAGAAGGATTTCCTGGAAGTCATGACCCAGGTTCACAAAGAG GGCTTCGAACTGGGCACCCTGGCTGGTCCAGCTTTTGCACGGCTGAGGCAATCCATTGGCCTGACTGAAGAAGACTACCAGGCTACTCTTGGCCCTGGTGACCCCTACCTTCAATTCCTCAGCACCTCCAAGAGCAAGGCCAGCTTCTTCCTGTC CCACGACCAGCGCTTCTTTGTGAAGACCCAACGACGCCAGGAAGTGCAGGTGCTGCTCGCCCACCTGCCCCGCTACGTGCGGCACCTGCAGCAGTACCCACACTCCCTGTTGGCACGGTTGCTGG gaGTATACAGTTTGCGGGTGGCTCAGGGGAAAAAG AAGTACTTCATCATCATGCAGTGCATCTTCTACCCTACCAGCCGCATCTCTGAGAG GTACGACATCAAGGGTTGTGAAGTAAGCCGCTGGGTGGATCCAGTCCCTGAGGGCAGCCCCCTTCTCTTGGTGCTGAAGGACCTCAACTTTCGAGAAAAGACCATAAAACTGG GAACCCAGCGGAGCTGGTTCCTCCGCCAGATGGCGCTAGACACCGCCTTCCTGCGAGAGCTGAATGTGCTGGATTATAGCCTCCTGGTGGGCGTCCAGTTTCTCCACAAAGACGAAAAAGTCGATTACCACTGCCTCATCGGGACAATCAA GTCTGTACAAGGTGCACCAAAGTCGGAGAACAAGGACGGCCAGAACCGACGGATGCTGCCCAACCTCCCCAATGCCCTCCATATCGTGGACGGACCAGACCAACGCTATTTTCTGGGCTTGGTGGACCTAACTACCGTGTATGGGTTTCGCAAACGGCTGGAACATCTGTGGAAGATGGTGCGCTATCCAGGCCAGAGCGTCTCCACTGTCAGCCCGGCTCACTACGCCCGTCGCCTCTGCCAGTGGGCGGAGGCGCACACTGAGTGA
- the Pip5kl1 gene encoding phosphatidylinositol 4-phosphate 5-kinase-like protein 1 isoform X2, giving the protein MAKKTQETGFKLPAATDNPRGVRPRFKRKLRGESSLQHPNQSPTIPPSQNQSSEDAASSGVEPKGKGQRRFRGLSAKRTTVTRRPFLRHLSQETQSGQDQGSEDPASPEVGPAGKGKRPPGELSPASATVAGRPFPRYLSRRQAALKDQDQSSEDAASLEVGPAGKGKRPSRRLGRKVTGTPRLAVRNAEAEPDSCNPASEPNQEKLHLGAMAALSLGSREIPSHSLDVGNRSTSSGSRRGLFWHLRAKHSRVGLFEIGPGHELHRMTRMMQEGLWAATQVSMNNPPTGFELGTLAGPAFARLRQSIGLTEEDYQATLGPGDPYLQFLSTSKSKASFFLSHDQRFFVKTQRRQEVQVLLAHLPRYVRHLQQYPHSLLARLLGVYSLRVAQGKKKYFIIMQCIFYPTSRISERYDIKGCEVSRWVDPVPEGSPLLLVLKDLNFREKTIKLGTQRSWFLRQMALDTAFLRELNVLDYSLLVGVQFLHKDEKVDYHCLIGTIKSVQGAPKSENKDGQNRRMLPNLPNALHIVDGPDQRYFLGLVDLTTVYGFRKRLEHLWKMVRYPGQSVSTVSPAHYARRLCQWAEAHTE; this is encoded by the exons ATGGCTAAAAAGACCCAAGAAACGGGATTTAAGCTACCTGCCGCCACAGACAACCCTAGAGGCGTACGTCCTCGGTTCAAAAGGAAATTGAGAGgagaatcatctctccagcaccccaacCAAAGCCCAACGATCCCACCTAGCCAGAACCAGAGTTCAGAGGATGCTGCATCCTCGGGGGTAGAACCCAAGGGCAAGGGCCAGCGTCGCTTTCGTGGATTGAGTGCAAAGCGTACAACGGTGACAAGAAGGCCTTTTCTACGGCACCTCAGCCAGGAGACTCAGTCCGGTCAAgaccagggttcagaggatccTGCATCCCCGGAGGTGGGACCCGCAGGCAAAGGCAAGCGCCCTCCTGGCGAATTGAGTCCAGCGAGTGCAACGGTGGCAGGAAGGCCCTTCCCCCGATACCTCAGCCGACGCCAGGCAGCTTTGAAGGaccaggaccagagttcagaggATGCTGCATCCTTGGAGGTGGGACCCGCAGGCAAAGGCAAGCGCCCCTCTCGAAGATTGGGCAGAAAGGTGACAGGAACGCCGCGATTGGCCGTTCGCAATGCGGAGGCGGAGCCTGACTCCTGCAACCCGGCCTCGGAGCCAAATCAAGAGAAGCTGCACCTGGGGGCGATGGCCGCACTAAGCCTTGGTTCCCGCGAG ATCCCGTCCCACTCCCTGGATGTTggaaacaggtccacttcctcaGGGAGCCGCCGTGGCCTCTTTTGGCACCTCCGAGCCAAGCATTCTAGAGTTGGCCTGTTTGAGATCGGTCCAGGACACGAACTGCATAGAATGACACGGATGATGCAGGAAGGGCTGTGGGCTGCCACCCAGGTCTCCATGAACAACCCACCCACG GGCTTCGAACTGGGCACCCTGGCTGGTCCAGCTTTTGCACGGCTGAGGCAATCCATTGGCCTGACTGAAGAAGACTACCAGGCTACTCTTGGCCCTGGTGACCCCTACCTTCAATTCCTCAGCACCTCCAAGAGCAAGGCCAGCTTCTTCCTGTC CCACGACCAGCGCTTCTTTGTGAAGACCCAACGACGCCAGGAAGTGCAGGTGCTGCTCGCCCACCTGCCCCGCTACGTGCGGCACCTGCAGCAGTACCCACACTCCCTGTTGGCACGGTTGCTGG gaGTATACAGTTTGCGGGTGGCTCAGGGGAAAAAG AAGTACTTCATCATCATGCAGTGCATCTTCTACCCTACCAGCCGCATCTCTGAGAG GTACGACATCAAGGGTTGTGAAGTAAGCCGCTGGGTGGATCCAGTCCCTGAGGGCAGCCCCCTTCTCTTGGTGCTGAAGGACCTCAACTTTCGAGAAAAGACCATAAAACTGG GAACCCAGCGGAGCTGGTTCCTCCGCCAGATGGCGCTAGACACCGCCTTCCTGCGAGAGCTGAATGTGCTGGATTATAGCCTCCTGGTGGGCGTCCAGTTTCTCCACAAAGACGAAAAAGTCGATTACCACTGCCTCATCGGGACAATCAA GTCTGTACAAGGTGCACCAAAGTCGGAGAACAAGGACGGCCAGAACCGACGGATGCTGCCCAACCTCCCCAATGCCCTCCATATCGTGGACGGACCAGACCAACGCTATTTTCTGGGCTTGGTGGACCTAACTACCGTGTATGGGTTTCGCAAACGGCTGGAACATCTGTGGAAGATGGTGCGCTATCCAGGCCAGAGCGTCTCCACTGTCAGCCCGGCTCACTACGCCCGTCGCCTCTGCCAGTGGGCGGAGGCGCACACTGAGTGA
- the Dpm2 gene encoding dolichol phosphate-mannose biosynthesis regulatory protein isoform X2, translating into MRRLRLRGKDISQPLNCTPFIDSQHVIHKYFLPRAYAVLLPLAAGLLLLLFVGLFITYVLLKSQKVTKKAQ; encoded by the exons atgaggaggCTAAGACTCAGGGGGAAGGATATTTCTCAGCCTCTGAACTGCACA CCATTCATTGACAGCCAGCATGTCATCCACAAGTACTTCCTGCCCCGTGCCTACGCTGTCCTCCTCCCATTGGCCGCAggcctcctgctgctcctgtttGTGG GGTTGTTCATCACCTATGTGCTGCTGAAGAGCCAGAAGGTGACCAAGAAGGCTCAGTGA
- the Dpm2 gene encoding dolichol phosphate-mannose biosynthesis regulatory protein: MATGTDQAVGFGLVAVSLIIFTYYTTWVILLPFIDSQHVIHKYFLPRAYAVLLPLAAGLLLLLFVGLFITYVLLKSQKVTKKAQ, from the exons atg GCCACCGGGACAGACCAAGCGGTGGGATTTGGCCTTGTCGCCGTTAGCTTGATCATCTTCACCTACTACACCACTTGGGTGATTCTTTTG CCATTCATTGACAGCCAGCATGTCATCCACAAGTACTTCCTGCCCCGTGCCTACGCTGTCCTCCTCCCATTGGCCGCAggcctcctgctgctcctgtttGTGG GGTTGTTCATCACCTATGTGCTGCTGAAGAGCCAGAAGGTGACCAAGAAGGCTCAGTGA
- the Pip5kl1 gene encoding phosphatidylinositol 4-phosphate 5-kinase-like protein 1 isoform X3: MAKKTQETGFKLPAATDNPRGVRPRFKRKLRGESSLQHPNQSPTIPPSQNQSSEDAASSGVEPKGKGQRRFRGLSAKRTTVTRRPFLRHLSQETQSGQDQGSEDPASPEVGPAGKGKRPPGELSPASATVAGRPFPRYLSRRQAALKDQDQSSEDAASLEVGPAGKGKRPSRRLGRKVTGTPRLAVRNAEAEPDSCNPASEPNQEKLHLGAMAALSLGSREIPSHSLDVGNRSTSSGSRRGLFWHLRAKHSRVGLFEIGPGHELHRMTRMMQEGLWAATQVSMNNPPTGPPTQKDFLEVMTQVHKEGFELGTLAGPAFARLRQSIGLTEEDYQATLGPGDPYLQFLSTSKSKASFFLSHDQRFFVKTQRRQEVQVLLAHLPRYVRHLQQYPHSLLARLLGVYSLRVAQGKKKYFIIMQCIFYPTSRISERYDIKGCEVSRWVDPVPEGSPLLLVLKDLNFREKTIKLGLYKVHQSRRTRTARTDGCCPTSPMPSISWTDQTNAIFWAWWT; encoded by the exons ATGGCTAAAAAGACCCAAGAAACGGGATTTAAGCTACCTGCCGCCACAGACAACCCTAGAGGCGTACGTCCTCGGTTCAAAAGGAAATTGAGAGgagaatcatctctccagcaccccaacCAAAGCCCAACGATCCCACCTAGCCAGAACCAGAGTTCAGAGGATGCTGCATCCTCGGGGGTAGAACCCAAGGGCAAGGGCCAGCGTCGCTTTCGTGGATTGAGTGCAAAGCGTACAACGGTGACAAGAAGGCCTTTTCTACGGCACCTCAGCCAGGAGACTCAGTCCGGTCAAgaccagggttcagaggatccTGCATCCCCGGAGGTGGGACCCGCAGGCAAAGGCAAGCGCCCTCCTGGCGAATTGAGTCCAGCGAGTGCAACGGTGGCAGGAAGGCCCTTCCCCCGATACCTCAGCCGACGCCAGGCAGCTTTGAAGGaccaggaccagagttcagaggATGCTGCATCCTTGGAGGTGGGACCCGCAGGCAAAGGCAAGCGCCCCTCTCGAAGATTGGGCAGAAAGGTGACAGGAACGCCGCGATTGGCCGTTCGCAATGCGGAGGCGGAGCCTGACTCCTGCAACCCGGCCTCGGAGCCAAATCAAGAGAAGCTGCACCTGGGGGCGATGGCCGCACTAAGCCTTGGTTCCCGCGAG ATCCCGTCCCACTCCCTGGATGTTggaaacaggtccacttcctcaGGGAGCCGCCGTGGCCTCTTTTGGCACCTCCGAGCCAAGCATTCTAGAGTTGGCCTGTTTGAGATCGGTCCAGGACACGAACTGCATAGAATGACACGGATGATGCAGGAAGGGCTGTGGGCTGCCACCCAGGTCTCCATGAACAACCCACCCACG GGACCTCCTACCCAGAAGGATTTCCTGGAAGTCATGACCCAGGTTCACAAAGAG GGCTTCGAACTGGGCACCCTGGCTGGTCCAGCTTTTGCACGGCTGAGGCAATCCATTGGCCTGACTGAAGAAGACTACCAGGCTACTCTTGGCCCTGGTGACCCCTACCTTCAATTCCTCAGCACCTCCAAGAGCAAGGCCAGCTTCTTCCTGTC CCACGACCAGCGCTTCTTTGTGAAGACCCAACGACGCCAGGAAGTGCAGGTGCTGCTCGCCCACCTGCCCCGCTACGTGCGGCACCTGCAGCAGTACCCACACTCCCTGTTGGCACGGTTGCTGG gaGTATACAGTTTGCGGGTGGCTCAGGGGAAAAAG AAGTACTTCATCATCATGCAGTGCATCTTCTACCCTACCAGCCGCATCTCTGAGAG GTACGACATCAAGGGTTGTGAAGTAAGCCGCTGGGTGGATCCAGTCCCTGAGGGCAGCCCCCTTCTCTTGGTGCTGAAGGACCTCAACTTTCGAGAAAAGACCATAAAACTGG GTCTGTACAAGGTGCACCAAAGTCGGAGAACAAGGACGGCCAGAACCGACGGATGCTGCCCAACCTCCCCAATGCCCTCCATATCGTGGACGGACCAGACCAACGCTATTTTCTGGGCTTGGTGGACCTAA
- the Dpm2 gene encoding dolichol phosphate-mannose biosynthesis regulatory protein isoform X1 encodes MQWRAGKRAHRSVQSSPGLQLSECHVVYKPERPEPRTGCVLLLRRKAGEMATGTDQAVGFGLVAVSLIIFTYYTTWVILLPFIDSQHVIHKYFLPRAYAVLLPLAAGLLLLLFVGKSSVLQRSPDLGQGIPKGGRLHP; translated from the exons ATGCAGTGGAGGGCGGGGAAACGTGCCCACAGGTCCGTTCAGTCTAGTCCCGGACTACAACTCTCGGAGTGTCACGTGGTTTACAAGCCGGAAAGGCCTGAACCAAGAACCGGATGTGTTCTGTTGCTCCGGcgaaaggctggagaaatg GCCACCGGGACAGACCAAGCGGTGGGATTTGGCCTTGTCGCCGTTAGCTTGATCATCTTCACCTACTACACCACTTGGGTGATTCTTTTG CCATTCATTGACAGCCAGCATGTCATCCACAAGTACTTCCTGCCCCGTGCCTACGCTGTCCTCCTCCCATTGGCCGCAggcctcctgctgctcctgtttGTGGGTAAGTCTTCTGTTCTCCAAAGGTCTCCTGATCTGGGGCAGGGCATCCCGAAGGGTGGCCGCCTTCACCCCTGA
- the St6galnac4 gene encoding alpha-N-acetyl-neuraminyl-2,3-beta-galactosyl-1,3-N-acetyl-galactosaminide alpha-2,6-sialyltransferase isoform X5, with protein MEKLQSPRPVVITGVAQTFWRSLLVFPTTTQGLEWEAKLDRPRPQRRDLAPSPEVSETATHRSPPLRRPRLLSAKPPPLSEAPPTPPAELLQLPGFRSCGRRTASYPGPDSGPSGQAHWTWSSDQLSLIFWDQLRAFLIPSSGDSSLQTAECRDSMKARIHQKRTSDVITDSEPPCGCWDLNSGPLEEQSVLLTAEPSLQPLNALLK; from the exons ATGGAGAAACTCCAGTCTCCACGACCGGTAGTCATTACAGGGGTGGCTCAAACCTTCTGGAGATCTCTTCTAGTCTTCCCTACAACCACACAAGGACTAGAGTGGGAAGCTAAACTAGACAGGCCCCGCCCTCAACGTCGAGACCTCGCCCCCAGCCCGGAGGTCTCTGAGACAGCCACGCACCGCTCGCCGCCACTGCGCAGGCCCCGCCTCCTGAGCGCAAAGCCTCCGCCCCTCTCGGAGGCCCCTCCCACGCCCCCGGCGGAGCTGCTCCAGCTTCCAGGCTTCAGAAGCTGCGGCCGCAGGACCGCCTCCTACCCGGGGCCGGATTCCGGCCCCTCTGGCCAGGCCCACTGGACATGGAGCTCCGACCAGC tttccctcataTTCTGGGACCAGCTTCGAGCCTTTCTCATCCCAAGCTCTGGAGACAGCAGCCTCCAGACTGCTGAGTGCAGAGACAGCATGAAGGCCCGG atacaccagaagaggacatcagatgtcattacagatagcgagccaccatgtggttgctgggatttgaactcaggacctctggaagagcagtcggtgctcttaaccgctgagccatctctccagcccctgaatgcATTACTTAAGTGA